The DNA sequence CGGCCGTACTTCAGATTGGTGATCATGGTCAATTCGTTGACCATATCCTCGTACTGGTTCTGCATCTTTTTCATATGCGTCAGGAACCTTTCACCGGCATAGGTCAATTCCATCGGAGTCCGATTGCGCTCGACCAATTTGGTTTGCAGTTCCTCTTCCAATTTTGTGATGGTTTTGCTGAGGTAAGGCTGGGAAATATATAGAGACTTTGCCGCCTGAGTGAAGGTCCCTTCACTGACGATGGCATCCAGATAGGCAATGATAGTGGTCTGTTGCATCATTTTTTGTCATCCTTTCGATCGCGATGTTCTACTGTTGGTTATACTGGAAAACGATTAATAATTGCAAGCGTTATTGTACCTCACTTTATGATTGTGAAAGATAAAATAATCACAATTATAATATATAGGTTATGAAAATGATATCTATTCAGAACAAAAAAGATATGAACAAAATGCATTATCTCAAAAAGGAGGTGTATTATATTTGTTCGTAAACTCAATAATAACGAGCTTTATATTCCGGATCAAACTATTTTATATAACCAAACAGTTATGATAAACCGGTGAAGATTACTATTTCACAAATAATCAGATCAATTCTATAATGCAACTATCAAGAAAAAAGGTGAGCAAGCGGAACGGCAAGTTCAGCCGAGCCTGCAGACTCACCACTCACAATTCAAGGAAGAAGGAAAAACAAAATGACAACATTATGCGAAATGCTAGGAATAGAATATCCTATTTTTCAAGGAGCGATGGCACGGATCGCAACGGCTGATATCGCTTCTGCCGTTTCAAATGCAGGCGGGCTTGGCATCATCGCTTCAGGCGGGATGACAGCAGATCAATTGCGTGCAGAGATCCAAAAATGCAAAACGATGACGGACAAACCTTTTGCCGTCAACTTGATGCTGATGATGCGTAATTGTCCGGAATTGGTTGATGTCGTGATCGAAGAAGGCGTCAAAGTCGTGACGACTGGAGCAGGCACACCGAAACCATTCATGCCGAAATTCAAAGAAGCCGGCATTAAAGTCATTCCGGTAGTAGCTTCCGTGAAACATGCACAAAAAATGGAGGCCTTAGGCGCGGATGCAATCGTAGCTGAAGGAACCGAAGCGGGCGGACACGTCGGCGAAACAACGACCATGTGCTTAGTGCCGCAAGTAGTCAGCGCAGTCAACATCCCCGTATTGGGAGCCGGCGGAGTCGGTGACGGCCGCGGCGTCGTTGCGATGTACGCGATGGGTGCTCAAGGGATCCAAGTAGGAACACTGTTCTTGTCCGCTGAAGAATGCCCGGTTCCGGCTACGTTCAAACAGGCGGTACTTGATGCTGATGATACAGCTACGATCGTTACAGGCCGCCGCAACGGAGCACCTGTCCGTTCCATCAAAAACAAGATGCTTACGAAATTCCAAGAACTGGAAAACAACAATGCATCCCGTGATGAATTGGAAGAGTTGGCGTTGGGCTCATTGAGCAAAGCTGTATTCGAAGGCGATGTAGAGAACGGATCGGTCATGGCCGGCCAAATCACCGGTATGGTCCGTGATATCCGTCCTGCCAAAGAAATCATCGAAACATTGTTCAAAGATGCTGAAGCAATCGCAGCATCTTTGAAGATCGCTTATTAATCAAAACTGAAAAGCTCAGATCAAGGCTGAGCTTTTTTCTTAAATATTAGGAAATATAAAATATTTTCAATATAAAAGTGCATCACCGTAGGTGTTTCACGGATTTTTAAAATGTTTTATGCATCTAAAATAATGGCTAGCGGACCAAGCCTGCCTCTCGGAAATTAGATAAATCTGACCCATTGCGCTCTACGATGCTCATTCGGGGCCAGATTTCCTAAATTTCTTTCGAGGCAGAGCGGGCTTGTACCGCTTTTCTTACTTATTTATGTGAATGAACGAGCAAATAGGAGGGTACACTTATGACAAAAGTAATCACAGCTGCGGAAGCGGCAAAATTGATCAAAGACAACAGCACAGTGGCATTGACCGGATTCGGTCTGGCATGTGTGAACGAAGAAATGGCGATTTCCATTGAAGATCGCTTTAAAGCGGAAGGACATCCGAACAACCTGACAGTCATCCACGCGAGCGCTGTGGGGGATCGCCGCACAAAAGGGATGAGCCATCTTGCCCACGAAGGTCTGATCAAACGTTGGATCGGCGGCATCGTCAGCGCTTCTCCGCAACTCAGCGACCTGATCGTCGAAAACAAATGCGAAGCCTACAACCTTCCGCAAGGGGTCATCACCCAACTGTACCGTGAAATCGCCGCAAAACGTCCGGGCTTATTCACTAAAGTCGGCATGCGCACCTTTGTCGATCCACGTCTGGAAGGCGGCAAGCTTTCCCCGCGCACGACCGAAGACATCGTCAAAGTGGTTGAAATTGAAAATGAAGAATGGTTATTCTACCCGACTTTCCCGATCAATGTCGGCCTGATCCGCGGAACGGTAGCCGATGAAAAAGGCAACTTGACGCTTGGAAAAGAAGGTTTGCACATGGAAGTGTTGCCGGTCGCACAGGCTGTCAAAAACTCAGGCGGTATCGTGATCGCTCAGGTGGAAACCTTGGCGGCAGCAGGCACACTGCATCCTAAAGACGTAAAAGTACCAGGCATCATGGTCGACTACATTGTCGTGGCACAACCAGGCAATCAATTCCAGACAGAAAACACTGAGTACAATCCGGCTTTCTCCGGCGATACAAAAGTACCAATGGATGCTGTAACGGCACTTCCATTGGATGCCCGTAAAGTAATCGCCCGTCGTGCAGCGATGGAGTTGGTTCCTTCAGCTGTCCTGAATCTTGGCGTAGGAATTCCAGTCAATGTCGCGACAGTCGGTGCGGAAGAAGGCATCAGCGATCAATTGGTGTTGACGACCGAAGCCGGATCGATCGGCGGCGTTCCGGCAGGATTGCGGGACTTCGGACATGCCTTCAACAGCGAAGCGATCATGGATCACCATGCGCAATTCGACTTCTACGATGGCGGCGGATTGGACTTATCCGTGTTGGGGCTTGCTCAGACCGATGCCTTCGGAAACGTGAACGTATCCAAGTTCGGCAATCGTGTAGCGGGTTGTGGCGGATTCATCAATATTTCCCAAGCTGCCAAAAAATTGGTGTTTGCAGGAACCTTTACTGCCGGCGGTTTGCAACAGGAGGTCAAAGATGGCCGTTTGACGATCATCCAGGAAGGCAAAGCGAAGAAATTCGTAGCTGAAGTCGAACAAGTCACTTTCAGCGGTGAATACGCGTCCGAAGTGGAACAGGAAGTATTGTACGTAACCGAACGTGCGGTATTCGACCTCGAGAAAGGCAAGTTGCGCCTGATCGAAATCGCGCCTGGCGTCGATCTGGAAAAAGATATTTTGGGACAAATGGGCTTCAAACCGGTCATTGCCGAAAATCTGAAAGTAATGAACGAAGGCATGTTCCGCGAAAATTGGGGAGAACTAAAAAACATCGTCATGGCGAATGGAAAATAAGGGAGTGTTGTTGATGAAAAAGGAAATTAATCGCTGGGCTGTCTTGGTCAGCTCTATGGGTATCTTGATGTGTACGGGTGCAGTTTATGCTTTCAGCGTATTGGCAGGACCGTTGTCTGCCGCAAGAGGTTGGACAATGGCTGAGGTCATGGTAGCCTTCGCGATCAACGCGGCTTTAGGGCCGATTCCGATGATCTTGGGCGGCTTCTTGACCGACAAAGGTTGGTCGAAATGGAGCACGATGGCCGGAGCGGTATTGTTCGGTGTCGGTTTTGCTTTGGCGGGTACAGCTACAACTTTGACTGAATTGTACGTGTATTATGGTTTGATGGCCGGTTTCGGACAAGGCTTCGCTTACTCAGGCTGCCTAAGCAACACGATCCGTTTCTTCCCGGATAAAAAAGGTTTGGCTTCCGGATTGATCACAGCAGGTATGGGCGGAGCGGCCATCATCGCAGCTCCGATCGCGAACCAACTGATCCAAAGTATTGGTGTTGCCGACACTTTCGTGCGGATGGGTATCGCCTATGCCATTATCAGCTTCACTTGCAGCCTCTTCATCAAGGTTGCTCCGAAAGATTACATGCCTAAAAACATGAACGCAGCGGCTACTGCAGCAGCGAATAAACCGGTCGTAAACAAGAACTGGAAAGAAATGCTGCAGGATCCAAAATTCTATATGATCATCCTGATGTTCGCCATGGGTGCTTTCTCAGGCTTGATGATCGCTTCAAATGCTTCGCCGATCGGACAATCGATGTTCGGCCTATCCGCAGCAGCGGCAGCCGTATATGTCAGCGTGTATTCTCTCAGCAATACAATGGGTCGCGTTATCTGGGGCGCTGTTTCCGATAAATTGGGTCAACCAACGACTATCAGCATCATGTATAGTGTCATCATTCTTACTTTCTTGATCCTTATTTTCGTCAAATCCATGTTCGGCTTTACACTAGGAATCGTTGGTTTAGGCTTATGCTTCGGCGGTGTGATGGGCGTGTTCCCTTCATTGGTCATGGATAACTTCGGACCGAAATTCCAAGGCGTCAACTACGGTATCGTGTTCATCGGTTACTCGACATCCGCTTTCGTAGCGCCTAAAGTAACAGCAGGAATCGCTGCTGCGAACAACGGTGACTTCACCAAAGCTTTCTATGTCGCGATCGTGGTTGCGGCTGCAGGTTTGATTCTGGATCTTGTTTACAAGAAAAAAACGGCAACGAAATCGATCACAGAAACTGCTTAATAAACATAAAAAAACCTGAATTATTCATACCACCCCAAATCTTGATATGAACAACTCTATTTCATCTGCAATATTGGATTTTTGGCAGAGCTGTTATTTTTTCCCTTTCAAAACGTCTCTTAGAGACGAAAAGAAGCACAGAATGCGATTGTTATTGTGTTTTTGGGCATACTAATCCCTTTGTTCGAACGATTTTTTTAAATTTACGGGGTCTCCTCACCAAGACAAGGATTGAATTTGCCGTAGGATATGAAAAAATTCATCTTGGTAGACATGATGGGTGCTGAGTTTTAGCATCATGCGTCTTCCGCTGTGGATCAGTTTCCCAGCGATCTTGAAAAACCGAAGACGAATACTTTGTATCTGTAGGCCTCTGGCCTTTTCCGGGAAAGTTAGTGTGCGTATGAAATTGTTGATGTTATAGGAAAGGACGCTGACCATCATGCGGACGGCATTCTCCAAGAAATGAGAACTGTCTGTCTTGTCGAAGAAGAAGCCATTCTTGGCTTCCTTGATGAAATTCTCCATCGTACCTCTCTTCCAATACGTTTGATAGATTTGTTCAGCCGAGACGGCATTGGATAGATTGGTGATAATGAATTCATGGTGAAAAATCAGTTCATTAGCTGCCCTGACGGAACGAATACAAACCCTACGGTCATGCTTCCAAGTGCCGGCTTGATAGCGAGTCGAGTAGAAATGTTCTTCCCGCTGACTCCATTCGGTCTCATCCCCAACTTGAACAAACTCTTCCGCTATCTTGAATAAGCAGAGATTTCGTTTGAGCCGAATGACGTACTGATGCTCTTTTTCTTCACAGAGGTCATACAGTTCCGGTGCGGCAAAGCCACTATCTGCGCGAACAAGAATGGTGCTGACCGGAACAGTCTGATTATAATGCTCAAGAAGCGGATTCAAAAAATCGGCTGCTCCGTTTGAGCAGTATGTGTTTCCGGAACGCAGTTCCGCCTTCAGAAAGTCCTTGGTCAGACCATCGAATGCGACAAGCGGATGATAACCAATCGTTTGATAATGTGCATTGAAAGCCGCTTCTTCTTGATCGCCGTAGGTGTCACAATAGGTGGAATCCAAATCCAATACCATTTCTGTTGCATTACGTTGTATGCGTACCTTATCCAGCATTGCTTGATTGAGCGCTTGTAGCTGCAAAAGTGCATCGGGACTCTCACTAATGCGATCCCAAAAACGCGAAAGCGAAGGTTGTGCAGCCAATGTACTTTTTTCAAGCATCTGTTGGAAGAAAGGATCATGGCGTAAGATGTTGGCAGATGCATCGGTATCATAGCCTGCAATTAATTGGAAAATCAGTTGTTCAAGGATGGATTCATTCGAATGTGTAGGTGAAAGACGGGAGTCTTGAAATTGGAGCTCATTCTCCATCAACTGTTCGAATCCGATTGAATGAAGGAATTCTTTAACCAAAACGAGACCAGCATCCGTGGTCAGATTACCTCCAGTATTTGTAACCGTCATTTTTGCATTGAATTTTAGAGTGTTTTCATGTAAAGTTGCCATTGAGAGAACCCCTTTCTATGGTTGTTGGTGGTACATTAACCATAACAGATAGGGGTTCTTTTTTCACACCTTTTGGGTGTGAACTGGAAAGACAAAATATGTTGGAAGACTAACGTTTCCAGACGTTTTGTGAAAATCTATGAATAATTCAGGAAAAAGCATCTCCTGCACTCGAATATGAGCGCAGGGGATGCTTTTTCTTGTTGGTTGTCCGATTCTAGCGGAATATCGGACACCGGGCCAGCAATGAGAGATGAGTTTGTCCGATACTAGCAGGATATCGGACACCGGGCCAGCAATGAGAGACGAGTTTGTCCGATACTAGTAGGATATCGGACAACTAGACTGCGAAGGGATAACTGGTTGTCCGATTCTAGCGATATATCGGACATCGGGTCAGCGATAGGAGATGAAATTGTCCGATTCTAGCGGTATATCGGACAACCACCCAACTAGGCCGGACGCGATATGGCCGACAACAAAAGGCAAGCATTCGGCTCCCTAAAAGCCCGAATGCTTGCCTTTTGTTGTTGTCAGCCTCTCACGGATGGCCGCCGTCGTCTTCCCATTCATCTTCGTCATCATCCAGGGCTACCCATTCATCTTCATCGAGCCCCGGCAGGCCTTCGCCTAGGCCGCTGACATTCAGGTAAGCCAATTCCTCATTGATCGCTTTCGCGATTTCCCCGGAATCTTTGTACGCGAGGTCCAGTGTGTCGTCCGTGATGTCCAGGCGGGTATGGTCTTCCTCAGGCGCCAGATTCTCTGCGCGTACGCAACGGGGATAGAGCACGTCCGCCTTTGCTTCAAAGGCTTTTTGCAGGATGATTTCATGTTCCCAGTTTTCTTCCATATTGTACGTGTAAATGATTTTATCGTCTTTTCCTTGGATATGGTCCCGCAGACGATCGGTTTCTGCCAATGCATCTTTATGCGGCGAGGCAAACCTGAAAGTATGCGGGTGGAGATCGGACCAATTGAATGCACTTTGGAGAATGAAATGCAGATCGGAGAAAGTTGTGTCGTCATCCAATTGTATATCTCGCCAGACTGGTATGCCGACATCCAAAAGCGTAACCCTGAGTTCGAACATCATCTGAAAAACCACCTTTTTTGTTTTCAGTATAACGTTTTCATAAGGCAAGTTCAAATAAGAAGGGTGAGGGAAGCGCGAAGGGATTTTAGGCCGCCAAGGATGGCCAATCCGCAAAACGGACTTATTCCGATTCGCGTGCTATAATTGCCACAAAAATAAAGTGGAAGAAGGTTAACTTGTGTTTTATCCAAATAATTTTCAACAAGCAACTTCAATAGAAGAAATCCGTCACTTCATCGCTGAAAACAAATTAGCGTTTGTTTATATTTCCCGGACGAACTGCGGTGTCTGCCACGCGGTCCAACCGCAAGTGCAAGAGATGCTGGAAGAATTCCCGGCAATCAAAGCGATCCAGGCGAACGCCGATGACATCCCGGAAGTCGCGGGCGAATTCACCGTCTTCACCGTTCCGGCT is a window from the Trichococcus shcherbakoviae genome containing:
- a CDS encoding nitronate monooxygenase; its protein translation is MTTLCEMLGIEYPIFQGAMARIATADIASAVSNAGGLGIIASGGMTADQLRAEIQKCKTMTDKPFAVNLMLMMRNCPELVDVVIEEGVKVVTTGAGTPKPFMPKFKEAGIKVIPVVASVKHAQKMEALGADAIVAEGTEAGGHVGETTTMCLVPQVVSAVNIPVLGAGGVGDGRGVVAMYAMGAQGIQVGTLFLSAEECPVPATFKQAVLDADDTATIVTGRRNGAPVRSIKNKMLTKFQELENNNASRDELEELALGSLSKAVFEGDVENGSVMAGQITGMVRDIRPAKEIIETLFKDAEAIAASLKIAY
- a CDS encoding IS1380 family transposase encodes the protein MATLHENTLKFNAKMTVTNTGGNLTTDAGLVLVKEFLHSIGFEQLMENELQFQDSRLSPTHSNESILEQLIFQLIAGYDTDASANILRHDPFFQQMLEKSTLAAQPSLSRFWDRISESPDALLQLQALNQAMLDKVRIQRNATEMVLDLDSTYCDTYGDQEEAAFNAHYQTIGYHPLVAFDGLTKDFLKAELRSGNTYCSNGAADFLNPLLEHYNQTVPVSTILVRADSGFAAPELYDLCEEKEHQYVIRLKRNLCLFKIAEEFVQVGDETEWSQREEHFYSTRYQAGTWKHDRRVCIRSVRAANELIFHHEFIITNLSNAVSAEQIYQTYWKRGTMENFIKEAKNGFFFDKTDSSHFLENAVRMMVSVLSYNINNFIRTLTFPEKARGLQIQSIRLRFFKIAGKLIHSGRRMMLKLSTHHVYQDEFFHILRQIQSLSW
- a CDS encoding acyl CoA:acetate/3-ketoacid CoA transferase — encoded protein: MTKVITAAEAAKLIKDNSTVALTGFGLACVNEEMAISIEDRFKAEGHPNNLTVIHASAVGDRRTKGMSHLAHEGLIKRWIGGIVSASPQLSDLIVENKCEAYNLPQGVITQLYREIAAKRPGLFTKVGMRTFVDPRLEGGKLSPRTTEDIVKVVEIENEEWLFYPTFPINVGLIRGTVADEKGNLTLGKEGLHMEVLPVAQAVKNSGGIVIAQVETLAAAGTLHPKDVKVPGIMVDYIVVAQPGNQFQTENTEYNPAFSGDTKVPMDAVTALPLDARKVIARRAAMELVPSAVLNLGVGIPVNVATVGAEEGISDQLVLTTEAGSIGGVPAGLRDFGHAFNSEAIMDHHAQFDFYDGGGLDLSVLGLAQTDAFGNVNVSKFGNRVAGCGGFINISQAAKKLVFAGTFTAGGLQQEVKDGRLTIIQEGKAKKFVAEVEQVTFSGEYASEVEQEVLYVTERAVFDLEKGKLRLIEIAPGVDLEKDILGQMGFKPVIAENLKVMNEGMFRENWGELKNIVMANGK
- a CDS encoding OFA family MFS transporter, whose protein sequence is MKKEINRWAVLVSSMGILMCTGAVYAFSVLAGPLSAARGWTMAEVMVAFAINAALGPIPMILGGFLTDKGWSKWSTMAGAVLFGVGFALAGTATTLTELYVYYGLMAGFGQGFAYSGCLSNTIRFFPDKKGLASGLITAGMGGAAIIAAPIANQLIQSIGVADTFVRMGIAYAIISFTCSLFIKVAPKDYMPKNMNAAATAAANKPVVNKNWKEMLQDPKFYMIILMFAMGAFSGLMIASNASPIGQSMFGLSAAAAAVYVSVYSLSNTMGRVIWGAVSDKLGQPTTISIMYSVIILTFLILIFVKSMFGFTLGIVGLGLCFGGVMGVFPSLVMDNFGPKFQGVNYGIVFIGYSTSAFVAPKVTAGIAAANNGDFTKAFYVAIVVAAAGLILDLVYKKKTATKSITETA
- a CDS encoding thioredoxin family protein, with the protein product MFYPNNFQQATSIEEIRHFIAENKLAFVYISRTNCGVCHAVQPQVQEMLEEFPAIKAIQANADDIPEVAGEFTVFTVPALLLFVEGKEMLREARFVVMDELHHQFQRIADNF
- a CDS encoding plasmid pRiA4b ORF-3 family protein, with the protein product MMFELRVTLLDVGIPVWRDIQLDDDTTFSDLHFILQSAFNWSDLHPHTFRFASPHKDALAETDRLRDHIQGKDDKIIYTYNMEENWEHEIILQKAFEAKADVLYPRCVRAENLAPEEDHTRLDITDDTLDLAYKDSGEIAKAINEELAYLNVSGLGEGLPGLDEDEWVALDDDEDEWEDDGGHP